Proteins from a genomic interval of Lolium perenne isolate Kyuss_39 chromosome 1, Kyuss_2.0, whole genome shotgun sequence:
- the LOC127343164 gene encoding uncharacterized protein, producing the protein MSVMQSMRDYLDSGIVDFKSILVEEIPKLPNITALTITISTWSGHSYAASLARLIAQCVNLEELHIDVRRDSAKPACSDEACICNKEGGWENQDFSLERLRNLDIAGVQGLDYEDRLLQMMLAGAPAIKKFKLPPSLGQAYETFLPANSRGRWITCGDGVYRWTPNE; encoded by the exons ATGTCCGTTATGCAGTCCATGAGGGATTACCTGGACTCAGGTATTGTGGATTTTAAGAGCATACTGGTGGAAGAGATACCAAAGCTACCTAACATCACTGCTCTGACGATCACTATCTCAACATGGAGCGGGCATTCCTATGCTGCCAGTTTGGCAAGACTCATTGCACAGTGCGTCAATCTTGAAGAACTTCACATTGACGTGAGGAGAGACTCCGCCAAG CCTGCATGCTCCGATGAAGCCTGCATCTGTAACAAGGAAGGCGGGTGGGAGAACCAGGACTTCTCACTGGAGCGCCTCCGAAACTTGGACATCGCCGGGGTCCAGGGACTGGACTACGAGGACCGCCTCCTTCAGATGATGCTAGCGGGCGCCCCAGCTATCAAGAAGTTCAAGTTGCCTCCCTCGTTAGGGCAGGCATACGAAACGTTCCTTCCTGCTAACTCCAGGGGACGTTGGATCACTTGTGGCGATGGTGTCTACAGGTGGACGCCCAACGAGTAG
- the LOC127296009 gene encoding CBL-interacting protein kinase 5-like, protein MPDGMEKGTVLMNRYELGRILGHGTFAKVYHARSLMTDHHSVAIKVIDKEKVLRVGMIEQIKREISIMRLVRHPNVVQLHEVMASKTKIYFVMEYVRGGELFSRVAKGRLKEDVARKYFQQVIGAIDFCHSRGVYHRDLKLENLLVDDTDNVKVSDFGLSAVRESQRPDGLLHTTCGTPSYVAPEIIDNKGYDGAKADVWSCGIILFVLLAGYLPFYDSNLMEMYRKIGKGEYKTPHWFSDEVRKLLATLLDPNPETRITIEKLIDHPWFRKEYKPAVMPAQPHSPNSLKDVQVAFSTDHEDSKCEKAEQSSSPMKPASLNAFDIISLSHGFDLSGLLEMEQKQKVHELFITKKPASAIVSKLEEIAETEHFNVKKQDGVVKLQGSKEGRKGQLTIDAEIFEVASSCYVLEVTKAAGDTLEYQSFCNKDLRPSLKDICWTSPSEDQLQSVSE, encoded by the coding sequence ATGCCTGACGGGATGGAGAAAGGCACCGTCCTGATGAACCGGTACGAGCTCGGCCGCATCCTGGGACATGGAACTTTTGCAAAGGTGTATCATGCTAGGAGCCTCATGACCGATCACCACAGTGTCGCCATCAAGGTCATCGACAAGGAAAAAGTGTTGCGTGTCGGCATGATCGAGCAGATCAAGCGGGAGATCTCTATCATGCGGCTCGTCCGCCACCCCAACGTCGTCCAGCTGCACGAGGTGATGGCCAGCAAGACCAAGATATACTTTGTCATGGAATATGTCCGTGGAGGTGAGCTCTTCAGCAGGGTCGCCAAAGGCCGGCTCAAGGAGGATGTGGCGAGAAAGTACTTCCAGCAGGTGATCGGGGCCATCGATTTCTGCCACAGCCGTGGTGTGTACCACCGGGACCTCAAGCTGGAGAACCTACTCGTTGACGACACCGACAACGTCAAGGTTTCAGACTTTGGGCTCAGCGCCGTGAGGGAGTCTCAGAGGCCAGATGGGCTGCTGCACACAACATGCGGCACGCCTTCGTACGTCGCCCCAGAGATCATCGACAACAAGGGCTACGATGGCGCCAAGGCAGATGTGTGGTCTTGTGGAATCATACTGTTTGTTCTGCTCGCGGGCTACCTTCCATTCTACGATTCCAACCTGATGGAGATGTACAGGAAGATAGGCAAAGGTGAATACAAGACCCCTCACTGGTTCAGCGATGAGGTCCGCAAGCTTCTGGCAACACTTCTTGATCCAAACCCGGAGACCCGCATCACCATCGAGAAGCTAATCGACCATCCGTGGTTCAGGAAGGAGTATAAACCAGCGGTGATGCCGGCACAGCCACACAGCCCAAACAGCTTGAAAGACGTGCAGGTTGCTTTCAGCACCGACCACGAAGATAGCAAGTGTGAGAAGGCAGAACAATCATCAAGCCCCATGAAGCCAGCAAGCTTGAACGCGTTTGACATCATCTCCCTCTCCCATGGATTTGATCTTTCGGGCCTGCTGGAGATGGAGCAAAAGCAGAAGGTGCATGAGCTCTTCATAACAAAGAAGCCAGCGTCAGCAATTGTATCCAAGCTGGAGGAGATTGCTGAGACAGAGCACTTCAATGTGAAGAAGCAAGACGGGGTAGTGAAGCTGCAGGGGTCCAAGGAAGGGAGGAAGGGGCAACTCACCATCGACGCGGAGATATTTGAGGTCGCGTCATCCTGCTACGTCCTCGAGGtgaccaaggcagcaggggacacCTTAGAGTACCAATCATTCTGCAACAAGGACCTAAGGCCTTCCCTCAAGGACATATGCTGGACCTCGCCGTCAGAGGATCAGCTCCAATCTGTATCCGAGTAG
- the LOC139832397 gene encoding uncharacterized protein gives MDSSGSNVAGDDAARTTTPSDSVNSLGPVFEDTPPRLRFTIGPCPHKFPPADAPGFISSIDDALARHAGADAQVESLEISLVFAAPYKIYLTSLGTYATEHPHAALIKAHHIRAWLRYGMARAAKSFVLEVPPPCPPLPKNEAIVLDLPASAAAVTMALTLGNATLNLPAPAEASFHALTDLLLSNARIADGDRLGELLSSPSFPCLKRLRLQYLPGLTEQELAFDELEELTIVTARDLQCLVVHAQCMRTLCVTDCPSLESANGELAIVAPALQALTCANICSFQPGLQFSARSVREIGELPLWTHGHQNEASRNQASIYILKHCGDALHRLHLHLHVPLS, from the exons ATGGACTCCTCCGGCTCCAATGTCGCCGGCGACGACGCCGCCCGGACGACAACGCCAAGCGACAGCGTCAACAGCCTCGGCCCGGTCTTCGAGGACACGCCACCGCGCCTCCGCTTCACCATCGGGCCATGCCCACACAAGTTCCCGCCCGCAGACGCTCCCGGCTTCATCTCCTCCATCGACGACGCGCTCGCCCGCCACGCCGGCGCCGACGCCCAAGTCGAGTCGCTCGAGATCTCCCTCGTCTTCGCCGCCCCTTACAAGATCTACCTCACCAGCCTCGGCACGTACGCCACGGAGCACCCGCACGCCGCGCTCATCAAGGCCCACCACATCCGCGCGTGGCTGCGCTACGGCATGGCCCGCGCCGCGAAATCCTTCGTGCTCGAGGTGCCGCCGCCATGCCCACCGCTACCGAAGAACGAGGCCATCGTCCTTGACCTGCCGGCCTCGGCTGCAGCGGTGACCATGGCGCTGACCCTGGGCAACGCCACCCTCAACCTCCCCGCGCCCGCCGAGGCCTCCTTCCACGCGCTCACCGACTTGCTGCTCAGCAACGCTCGGATCGCCGACGGGGACCGCCTCGGCGAGCTCCTCTCGTCCCCGTCCTTCCCTTGCCTCAAGAGGCTTCGGCTCCAGTACCTGCCGGGCCTCACGGAGCAGGAGCTCGCATTCGACGAGCTCGAGGAGCTGACCATCGTGACCGCGCGCGACCTGCAGTGCCTGGTGGTGCACGCGCAATGCATGCGCACGCTCTGCGTCACTGACTGCCCCAGCCTCGAGTCCGCCAACGGGGAGCTGGCCATCGTCGCGCCGGCGCTCCAGGCACTCACCTGCGCCAATATCTGCAGCTTCCAGCCTGGTTTGCAGTTCAGCGCGCGGTCCGTTCGGGAGATCGGGGAGCTTCCCCTGTGGACGCACGGGCACCAGAACGAGGCCAGCCGCAACCAGGCCTCCATATACATCTTGAAGCACTGCGGCGACGCCTTACACCGCCTTCACCTGCACCTGCATGTCCCGCTG agttag